A window of the Dyadobacter pollutisoli genome harbors these coding sequences:
- a CDS encoding T9SS type A sorting domain-containing protein — protein MEHTYNFRNTLLKISIAILFSLSSSLAQIVDNYQKQKQGQLSRLDLTGLGKMLLLNNGVISSHEIASFQSLSKSGHVPSQEPVTAEDWQSLYQRLIDTDLRPKNERLPDLNTLTETDPNKATKNNVVPIGILDLDGIYLTGKQIADNEQSKKNNQFVDFSTYEPVRIITASVLQEDVFEADILFRLNPSLYISNHDHSIQNLEIDFHDGKGYATYPLSAQLIPHHFSNLGKQKIDFRLTSGDKIFAFQTQVNVLQLERLKPFMEFEVNAPRIWTDTSSANFADKTARTALAGGNIRIILGCDNILNKPIIIAEGFDMGQNVNLDYLEAKYRDAFRDYLLEGYDLVLLDYTDARDAIQNNAQVLKALIQQVNQMKTGNNPSIVVGESMSGLVARWALREMENQGIPHQVNLMICYDTPHQGANVPVGMTQLYWETNVTVLTQVIFKFLAKGWRNYYEALNTPAAQQMLLHWGGSINTGVGNKSPFFDSFRAQLLALGNGGYPQSCRNIAVIHGSMNASDLSLFGQYNYGSRILLSFTPNFQNLQNANIDIHTNQLNQNESVLRYATWGLLASALGVNKKYNSALNDDFLPGGRTQAPIPNKFFGKNKTDFRFCFVPTFSSIDYQGPRNTQNERMLLNVWNVDAATVNRQTPFAAIYGRADGLNSTHVDTDFSGFDNIGQAEGLLANIVACPPLAPPPVPTIAPPFSICFPFAAKRTTEDNTANITMSLATPSNGMYVHNWTVLPANQYFTTTGDQITFQAERADHYDVTCTRTYPNRKDISSTYTVSVEVKDCSPQSIIAETIVNDNWEDDFVLTLANNDNVFAHYSTSDILYAATENGTFVPASALIARGMFQEFASFFAEIDPRIALPVHLVSFDVGAEGSKVILEWKTSEEMGSDHFEIEKSSDSRAWRSIGEVPAREYTSDNVYYSFTDPEPITGMVYYRLKMVDIDSTYAFSKIRNLQFDDEGEWAVFPNPLVTGESLSVLSGKQHEVNTISIYDLNGNLLRESCKPSKGLIEKDLLPGKYIVKIKLRDGTEKSLSFVKK, from the coding sequence ATGGAACACACCTACAATTTCCGGAATACCCTTCTTAAAATCAGTATCGCCATTCTTTTCAGCCTTTCTTCATCCCTTGCCCAAATTGTTGACAATTATCAGAAACAAAAGCAAGGGCAACTTTCCCGGCTAGATCTAACTGGTCTGGGAAAAATGCTGTTACTAAATAATGGCGTGATCAGTTCGCATGAAATAGCGTCATTTCAATCGCTTTCCAAATCTGGACATGTTCCTTCACAAGAGCCGGTAACGGCAGAGGACTGGCAAAGTCTTTATCAAAGACTTATTGATACGGACTTACGACCTAAAAATGAGCGTCTGCCGGATCTGAACACGCTGACCGAAACAGACCCGAACAAGGCAACCAAAAATAATGTAGTCCCGATTGGCATCCTGGATCTGGACGGTATATACCTCACCGGTAAGCAAATTGCTGACAATGAACAAAGCAAGAAAAACAACCAGTTCGTGGATTTTTCCACTTACGAGCCTGTCAGGATTATCACGGCATCCGTTTTACAGGAAGATGTATTTGAGGCAGACATTTTGTTCAGGTTAAATCCAAGTCTTTATATCTCAAATCATGATCACTCCATTCAGAATCTGGAAATTGACTTTCATGACGGTAAAGGGTATGCCACATACCCTCTTTCCGCGCAGCTGATCCCGCATCATTTCAGCAATTTGGGTAAACAGAAGATCGATTTTCGTTTAACATCAGGGGATAAAATATTTGCCTTTCAAACCCAAGTAAATGTGTTGCAGCTGGAACGTCTCAAGCCTTTTATGGAATTTGAGGTTAACGCTCCCCGGATCTGGACAGACACTTCATCAGCAAACTTCGCAGATAAGACCGCCAGAACCGCGCTCGCAGGCGGCAACATCCGGATTATTCTGGGCTGTGACAACATTCTTAACAAACCCATCATCATTGCCGAAGGATTTGATATGGGACAAAATGTTAATCTGGACTATCTGGAAGCGAAATACCGCGATGCCTTTAGAGATTACCTTCTCGAGGGATACGACTTAGTCCTTCTGGATTACACCGATGCGCGGGATGCGATTCAAAACAATGCACAAGTTTTAAAAGCCTTGATTCAGCAAGTAAACCAAATGAAAACCGGCAACAATCCCTCTATTGTGGTGGGGGAAAGCATGAGCGGGTTAGTGGCGCGTTGGGCGCTTCGGGAAATGGAAAATCAGGGAATTCCGCATCAGGTAAATCTAATGATCTGCTATGATACGCCTCATCAGGGTGCCAATGTTCCAGTCGGAATGACGCAACTTTACTGGGAAACTAATGTGACTGTTCTAACTCAGGTCATTTTTAAGTTTCTTGCCAAAGGATGGCGAAATTATTACGAAGCATTGAATACGCCGGCAGCCCAGCAAATGCTCTTGCATTGGGGCGGCAGCATTAACACGGGTGTGGGAAATAAAAGCCCGTTCTTTGATTCCTTTCGGGCACAGCTTCTGGCACTTGGCAACGGAGGATATCCTCAGAGTTGTCGAAATATAGCAGTCATACACGGAAGTATGAACGCCAGTGACCTTAGTCTATTCGGTCAATACAATTATGGAAGCAGGATTTTGCTTAGCTTCACTCCAAATTTCCAGAACCTGCAGAATGCAAATATAGATATCCACACCAATCAGTTAAATCAAAATGAGTCAGTGCTCAGGTATGCAACCTGGGGATTACTTGCATCAGCGTTGGGAGTGAACAAGAAATATAATAGTGCATTAAATGATGATTTTCTTCCGGGTGGAAGGACCCAAGCACCAATTCCCAATAAGTTTTTCGGTAAAAACAAAACAGATTTTCGATTTTGTTTCGTACCCACATTTAGCTCTATTGATTATCAAGGACCGAGAAATACGCAAAATGAGCGTATGCTGCTTAATGTTTGGAACGTAGATGCAGCAACCGTTAACCGTCAAACACCTTTCGCTGCAATATATGGTCGAGCAGACGGCCTTAATTCTACCCATGTTGACACTGATTTTTCTGGATTTGACAACATCGGCCAAGCCGAAGGCCTCCTAGCAAATATCGTCGCCTGCCCGCCGCTTGCCCCTCCGCCGGTGCCAACCATTGCACCGCCATTCAGTATCTGCTTTCCGTTTGCTGCCAAAAGAACCACAGAAGATAACACGGCCAACATTACAATGTCACTGGCTACTCCTTCCAATGGAATGTATGTGCACAATTGGACGGTACTGCCTGCCAATCAGTATTTTACAACGACTGGCGACCAGATCACCTTTCAGGCGGAAAGAGCAGACCATTATGATGTGACATGTACCCGGACTTACCCCAATCGCAAGGATATCAGCAGCACTTACACGGTTAGTGTGGAGGTGAAGGATTGCAGTCCCCAAAGTATAATAGCAGAAACCATTGTGAATGATAACTGGGAGGATGATTTTGTGTTAACTCTGGCCAACAACGACAACGTATTTGCTCATTACTCGACTTCGGATATCCTGTATGCCGCCACGGAAAACGGCACTTTTGTACCAGCCTCCGCGCTGATTGCCCGCGGCATGTTTCAGGAATTCGCTTCATTCTTTGCCGAAATTGATCCACGCATTGCGTTACCCGTGCACCTCGTCAGTTTTGATGTTGGAGCGGAAGGAAGTAAGGTGATATTGGAATGGAAAACATCCGAGGAAATGGGCAGCGATCACTTTGAAATAGAAAAGAGTTCCGATAGCCGGGCATGGCGAAGTATCGGGGAAGTGCCAGCACGCGAATACACCTCTGATAATGTCTATTATTCGTTTACAGACCCTGAACCGATTACCGGGATGGTATACTATCGTTTGAAAATGGTTGACATCGACAGTACCTACGCTTTCAGCAAGATCCGGAATTTGCAATTCGACGATGAGGGCGAATGGGCTGTTTTCCCCAATCCCCTAGTCACAGGAGAGTCCCTGAGCGTCTTATCAGGAAAACAACACGAGGTTAATACGATCAGCATTTATGATCTTAATGGAAATCTTCTGCGGGAATCCTGCAAACCTTCGAAAGGATTGATTGAAAAGGACCTGCTTCCGGGAAAATATATCGTAAAAATTAAGCTGCGGGACGGTACGGAAAAGAGCCTGTCTTTCGTGAAAAAATAA